In the Lepisosteus oculatus isolate fLepOcu1 chromosome 6, fLepOcu1.hap2, whole genome shotgun sequence genome, one interval contains:
- the c6h18orf63 gene encoding uncharacterized protein C18orf63 homolog isoform X2 produces MSRSNVQSLFFITLPDLRKLCSVNISQLCDPDDGETRNNQIRICRELLFLCPELLASPVLDSFGEITVIMAITFFKTGIIQAYTQRHSLQMGTPHRVLPAILKACLSYTLTAKMAPEWNKAGQFLIAGTDFLTESGRLNAVVMELNATETQLCICLEAKSIRLPPAKLEDFDISANAVKNFYSSRDAEIQTYAISNNWCYILPSMKMGQIISISHLLPSVCPFESYTEIQKHWNILYGYKIPAVNGENEVYCNVYFKLVGERLFTYPLCCIRSQPVQCFSRVDLDGVLNLFLKDLKANMENICGFAVQMTSKPCYFTSNLNNGLSIRPVNLTAEGKYSSAVYQLPIRAAPQPRRDAVLGMPPSQERESRSSPYVVGAAGEHTEHRTPDLHSESKPTSTSSTQQPRRLVPIFKNKALKQQVNVTKILAEKRPKTQPAVTPLAKAAVLQWPPTSSFKRSNPGVGTSRPDLMQPSSTLKYSGHPSSFSSSAGNKDMESPFIKNTSLRKNPEEKCLQVDPSNVFSTSTPVLTSNRNVATMFMQSGFQHSKADLAIQACTGLAQKQKRNQIISQGDGLEYTSKKSRPIIQDVDVEEYARSNQLSKLNSATLQAWLKMNGISVKSRDKKEELVSKVIQSICEP; encoded by the exons ATGAGCAGAAGTAATGTGCAGTCCTTATTCTTTATCACTTTGCCTGACCTTCGAAAGCTGTGTAGTGTAAACATATCTCAGCTCTGTGACCCTGACGATGGGGAAACCAGAAACAATCAGATCAGAATATGCAG AGAGCTTTTATTCCTCTGTCCGGAACTCCTTGCCTCTCCTGTATTAGACTCCTTTGGTGAAATCACAGTGATAATGGCT ATAACCTTTTTCAAAACTGGAATAATCCAAGCCTACACTCAGAGGCACAGTCTACAG ATGGGTACCCCACATAGAGTCCTGCCTGCTATTTTGAAGGCTTGTCTTTCATATACCTTGACTGCTAAAATGGCTCCAGAGTGGAATAAGGCAGGGCAGTTTCTCATTGCAG gaacAGATTTTTTAACAGAAAGTGGGAGGCTTAATGCTGTAG TAATGGAACTAAATGCCACTGAAACCCAGCTCTGCATATGTTTAGAAGCCAAATCCATTCGTCTGCCACCAGCAAAA CTTGAAGACTTTGATATTTCTGCTAATGCCGTGAAGAATTTCTACAGTAGCAGAGATGCTGAAATTCAGACATATGCAATTTCTAACAACTGGTGTTACATATTACCAAG TATGAAGATGGGCCAGATCATCAGCATCAGTCATCTGCTACCATCAGTGTGTCCATTCGAGTCAtacacagaaatacagaaacactgGAATATACTG TATGGCTATAAGATTCCTGCTGTCAATGGGGAAAATGAAGTATATTGCAATGTTTACTTCAAACTGGTAGGAGAGAGGCTGTTCAC ATACCCTTTATGCTGCATCCGAAGTCAGCCAGTGCAGTGTTTTTCAAGAGTTGATTTAGATGGGGTGCTTAACTTATTTCTTAAAGACCTGAAGGCTAACATGGAAAATATCTGTGGTTTTGCTGTGCAGATGACAAGTAAACCTTGCTATTTCACAAGCAACCTCAACAAC GGGTTATCGATCAGACCAGTGAATCTTACAGCTGAAGGGAAGTACAGCTCTGCTGTATATCAGCTTCCTATCAGAGCAGCTCCACAGCCCAGGAGGGATGCTGTGCTGGGGATGCCACCCAGTCAGGAAAGGGAGTCCAGAAGCTCCCCGTATGTCGTGGGAGCTGCAGGGGAACACACAGAACACCGAACACCAGACCTTCACTCTGAAAGCAAGCCCACCTCTACTTCCTCCACACAGCAGCCACGCCGACTTGTCCCGATCTTTAAAAATAaggctttaaagcaacaagTCAATGTCACAAAAATCTTAGCAGAAAAAAGACCAAAAACACAGCCTGCTGTTACACCCTTAGCTAAAGCTGCAGTTTTGCAGTGGCCCCCAACATCCTCTTTCAAGAGGTCAAATCCTGGAGTGGGAACCTCCAGACCTGACTTAATGCAGCCCAGTTCCACTCTGAAGTACTCAGGGCACCCttcatctttttcttcttccGCTGGCAACAAAGATATGGAAAGCCCGTTTATCAAGAATACCTCACTGAGGAAAAATCCTGAAGAGAAATGTCTGCAGGTTGACCCAAGTAATGTTTTCTCCACGTCTACTCCAGTTCTTACTAGCAATAGAAAT GTAGCAACTATGTTCATGCAAAGTGGATTCCAGCACAGCAAAGCAGACCTGGCAATCCAAGCCTGCACAGGCCTTGCACAGAAGCAAAAAAGGAACCAAATAATTTCTCAG GGAGATGGGCTGGAGTATACAAGTAAGAAATCAAGACCCATTATCCAGGATGTGGATGTGGAAGAGTATGCAAGGAGCAATCAG CTCTCGAAGCTTAATTCAGCTACTCTGCAAGCCTGGCTTAAGATGAATGGCATTTCTGTGAAGTCAAGGGACAAGAAAGAGGAACTGGTTTCTAAAGTCATACAGAGCATCTGTGAACCATGA
- the c6h18orf63 gene encoding uncharacterized protein C18orf63 homolog isoform X1, translated as MSRSNVQSLFFITLPDLRKLCSVNISQLCDPDDGETRNNQIRICRELLFLCPELLASPVLDSFGEITVIMAITFFKTGIIQAYTQRHSLQMGTPHRVLPAILKACLSYTLTAKMAPEWNKAGQFLIAGTDFLTESGRLNAVVMELNATETQLCICLEAKSIRLPPAKLEDFDISANAVKNFYSSRDAEIQTYAISNNWCYILPSMKMGQIISISHLLPSVCPFESYTEIQKHWNILYGYKIPAVNGENEVYCNVYFKLVGERLFTYPLCCIRSQPVQCFSRVDLDGVLNLFLKDLKANMENICGFAVQMTSKPCYFTSNLNNVSTKGLSIRPVNLTAEGKYSSAVYQLPIRAAPQPRRDAVLGMPPSQERESRSSPYVVGAAGEHTEHRTPDLHSESKPTSTSSTQQPRRLVPIFKNKALKQQVNVTKILAEKRPKTQPAVTPLAKAAVLQWPPTSSFKRSNPGVGTSRPDLMQPSSTLKYSGHPSSFSSSAGNKDMESPFIKNTSLRKNPEEKCLQVDPSNVFSTSTPVLTSNRNVATMFMQSGFQHSKADLAIQACTGLAQKQKRNQIISQGDGLEYTSKKSRPIIQDVDVEEYARSNQLSKLNSATLQAWLKMNGISVKSRDKKEELVSKVIQSICEP; from the exons ATGAGCAGAAGTAATGTGCAGTCCTTATTCTTTATCACTTTGCCTGACCTTCGAAAGCTGTGTAGTGTAAACATATCTCAGCTCTGTGACCCTGACGATGGGGAAACCAGAAACAATCAGATCAGAATATGCAG AGAGCTTTTATTCCTCTGTCCGGAACTCCTTGCCTCTCCTGTATTAGACTCCTTTGGTGAAATCACAGTGATAATGGCT ATAACCTTTTTCAAAACTGGAATAATCCAAGCCTACACTCAGAGGCACAGTCTACAG ATGGGTACCCCACATAGAGTCCTGCCTGCTATTTTGAAGGCTTGTCTTTCATATACCTTGACTGCTAAAATGGCTCCAGAGTGGAATAAGGCAGGGCAGTTTCTCATTGCAG gaacAGATTTTTTAACAGAAAGTGGGAGGCTTAATGCTGTAG TAATGGAACTAAATGCCACTGAAACCCAGCTCTGCATATGTTTAGAAGCCAAATCCATTCGTCTGCCACCAGCAAAA CTTGAAGACTTTGATATTTCTGCTAATGCCGTGAAGAATTTCTACAGTAGCAGAGATGCTGAAATTCAGACATATGCAATTTCTAACAACTGGTGTTACATATTACCAAG TATGAAGATGGGCCAGATCATCAGCATCAGTCATCTGCTACCATCAGTGTGTCCATTCGAGTCAtacacagaaatacagaaacactgGAATATACTG TATGGCTATAAGATTCCTGCTGTCAATGGGGAAAATGAAGTATATTGCAATGTTTACTTCAAACTGGTAGGAGAGAGGCTGTTCAC ATACCCTTTATGCTGCATCCGAAGTCAGCCAGTGCAGTGTTTTTCAAGAGTTGATTTAGATGGGGTGCTTAACTTATTTCTTAAAGACCTGAAGGCTAACATGGAAAATATCTGTGGTTTTGCTGTGCAGATGACAAGTAAACCTTGCTATTTCACAAGCAACCTCAACAACGTAAGTACAAAG GGGTTATCGATCAGACCAGTGAATCTTACAGCTGAAGGGAAGTACAGCTCTGCTGTATATCAGCTTCCTATCAGAGCAGCTCCACAGCCCAGGAGGGATGCTGTGCTGGGGATGCCACCCAGTCAGGAAAGGGAGTCCAGAAGCTCCCCGTATGTCGTGGGAGCTGCAGGGGAACACACAGAACACCGAACACCAGACCTTCACTCTGAAAGCAAGCCCACCTCTACTTCCTCCACACAGCAGCCACGCCGACTTGTCCCGATCTTTAAAAATAaggctttaaagcaacaagTCAATGTCACAAAAATCTTAGCAGAAAAAAGACCAAAAACACAGCCTGCTGTTACACCCTTAGCTAAAGCTGCAGTTTTGCAGTGGCCCCCAACATCCTCTTTCAAGAGGTCAAATCCTGGAGTGGGAACCTCCAGACCTGACTTAATGCAGCCCAGTTCCACTCTGAAGTACTCAGGGCACCCttcatctttttcttcttccGCTGGCAACAAAGATATGGAAAGCCCGTTTATCAAGAATACCTCACTGAGGAAAAATCCTGAAGAGAAATGTCTGCAGGTTGACCCAAGTAATGTTTTCTCCACGTCTACTCCAGTTCTTACTAGCAATAGAAAT GTAGCAACTATGTTCATGCAAAGTGGATTCCAGCACAGCAAAGCAGACCTGGCAATCCAAGCCTGCACAGGCCTTGCACAGAAGCAAAAAAGGAACCAAATAATTTCTCAG GGAGATGGGCTGGAGTATACAAGTAAGAAATCAAGACCCATTATCCAGGATGTGGATGTGGAAGAGTATGCAAGGAGCAATCAG CTCTCGAAGCTTAATTCAGCTACTCTGCAAGCCTGGCTTAAGATGAATGGCATTTCTGTGAAGTCAAGGGACAAGAAAGAGGAACTGGTTTCTAAAGTCATACAGAGCATCTGTGAACCATGA